In Dermacentor variabilis isolate Ectoservices chromosome 10, ASM5094787v1, whole genome shotgun sequence, the genomic window tatggaGGGTTGTGAAAGTCCACGAGAATCAATCTTTCCAATATGCCAATCGGACATTAGATATTCAAGAGCGCCTTCACtgtcttgtggtgtgacgactCTACAGGtcggcgttccaggactgtctgTTCCGAAAGCGGCCGGTCGTCAAGGCGCGCCAGCGCGGTCGCGAGCGACTGCATGCGTGCGCTCTACCGGGGACGAAGAACGTGTTCGGTAGTTTGCTcgttgccgcagtggtcacacgcagcactaCTCTCCCATTCGATGCGGAAAGCAAGCGACTTCCTAAATGCGCCGCAAGGTCACAGCCGGCAAAGTACCGTACGTTGTCTCGGGTCGGGATAATCCAGGTGGGTGATGAAGTTCCGGACAGCGGTCCAGTCGATGTAGACGTGCGTTGGAAACTAGGTGTGTTCCACAACGATAGTAAGGCATCATATGTAAGTTCTCCAAGTTTCGCTGCCGTATCGgttcttgacagcgggattggTTCCTGCACGCCATCTTCATCGGCCTGTTGGTTGCCTATTATGCCACAGTATCTAGGGAGCCATTGAAAAGGGAGGTCGTGTCTTCTCTCGACGCGGCGATGAATGAGCTCTCGGATTTCTAGCACTAGTTGTTTGTAGCGTCCATGGCGTAAGGCGGAAAACAAACAATACAGAATACGCTGCAGTGCTTGACACAGAATACAACAGTAAAATCATATGGCCATAGAGAAACTGACAATTTCAAGAATTGTCGGTAACGCAAATATGTGCTCGCagtaaagaaaataaatggaAGGAGGCGCAGTGAGAATTTATTTTCTGCTGAGCGGTTCCAAGTGAGTACAATGCAAAGAAAATGCTTACATGAATAAATTTATGTGGCAGTTATAATCACGTATTTGTATTGTATGCTGTACGCGTGAAGTAGCGTGGGTGGACTTTTTTTTTGCACCCATTCGTGTCGAAATTTTTGTTGTTGTACGTAATGTTCTAAAATGACGAAAGTCTTAAGAACCGGCGCCTTTCAGGCAGCATGGGGCGTTTTTCAAAGAGAAATCTTGTGGCTAGGTTTTGCAGACCAGCCTCTCCGCACTATGTACGCTAACCATCTTGCCCAGCTTCCTGCCATTCTAATCATTAACATGCGTTCCCAAATACTGGTAGGCACAGACTTTTGATTGAAATATTTACAGCACATGTCTCAAAGAGGATAAGGATAACGCTAACTTGAGAGAAAGATTCGTATGCCACAGGCAGGTGTTCTGAAGTGTTCATAAGTGCAAATGCTAACTCGATTAGTCATACTCTGATTTATGTGGCATTGCATCAATGTTTACAATGTAGTGCAACTGCAAAAGCCCTTCCATGTCCGTCAAGAAATACAAAGCATGTATACGGAAGCATGTATCATGAACGCGCGATAATAACGGTGGCTAATATGTATTATAATCGCATCAGCAGTGCATCAAAATACACCAGGAGGGCATTAGACAGTCCAATGGCTCGATTGCAAAAAGTCATCGGACTTAGTGAAGACACTCATCACACTTTTTTTCTCACGGAGCGGTCCGGTGATAACGATCATCAAAAAGGAGGAACAATGTACACCCTTGCCATTCTTTAACCAATACGCACGAGCGTCGACAGCAGTTGTATGTGTGGATGCGGGCATGCGCATTAAGGTAGCCTAGACCCCACGGCGTGTCAGCGCCTTATAAAGGCGGGAAGCGGAGTGATAGGCTCCAGCATGCACTAGGGCACAGGCATTTCCGGCATgttcgtcgtctgctacgctgctCGCACCAGGAAGACACAAGTCCATCGAGCGTAATCTGAGCAGTGCTGTTTGTGAAAATCGCGTGCCACAATAAGTGTGGAGGAATATGCTTCGACTGCGATGTGCTTTCTATTTCCTCTTGATAGGCTCTACGGTACACCCACATGGTGGGTGCTCGGTAGCAATTATTATCAATTatttaagagaaaatgagacgtccacccaaccgtcgccattgctacaaaggaaacccatacgggtgcctcgaaagaaatgcctcacggctgaagaaaaatttgttctggtccgggactcgaactcgggaccaccgactttccggggcagccgctctaccatatgagctaaccaggcggctagcaggtgacagggcgaagtcgaatttgtcaacaactcgaaactCATAACGACTTCGGCCCACGCTCGCTTGCCTACTTGCGGGAGCAGCATATGTCGCTACGTTACCCAAAGACGTTGGGCGGAGCAAGACGCCGGGCCTTCTGCCTATGCGGTCAATGGCCAGGCATAAGCGCGCCTTCTGGACATTCCGTTCACGCGGAATATCCTGAATAGAGCCTCGCATTACTGAAACCCAGGCATCCGCCAGGGGTAAATATTAAAAACGAATGTGTAAAAATGTGAAGCTATTGGCCTAAAAAAGAAGCAGCATCTATGATTGCACAGAATTGTAGCTGCGTCGTCTGGCTATATCTGGCTATACGCAATGCGGCCTAGTCTATAGCAAAAGCAGGACTTGAATGAGTATGATTTTATTACATGAAATGGCTCTCTCACTTAGGGAAAGGTAGGGAAAATAACGGTAGGATAGATAAAAATATAACTACGTATaacgaattttttttaaattatagaAGCAGCCTTGCAGTTCAGCATCCCACGCACAGAGACATAATGACAATTATCTGGCGTGCGTCTTACGTCAGTCTCAGCAGTCGGCCTAATCTAGCAATCCAGATTACGGGTGATGGGTGATCTGTGCTTTTTACCTTGTCTGTTCGAGGCTGGGGCAGCAACAAGTTGCGTAGATAGGGGCACGTTGCAATTTTACATGTCTTACGAGTGACAGAAAACGCGGCGGAACAAGTTGATTCAACCCTTGGAAGCACAGCTTCCTCGGCGGCGTTTCTAGCGTTGCATGTTCCGCTTGGCGTAGTCCTCCACCAGGTCAGCACGTATTCTATGAGTGGTGCTCCCGGCCTGGCTTTGGGACTTGAGCTCCACGAGGAAGTTCCCTGAAGGGAGGGTATGTGTTCTGCTGCACCTCTTCCTGAAACTGTTTTCTTGCCTCTGATTTGTCATGTTCTCTCTTATCTTCAAGTCCCATGAACTTCGGTGCGATAGGCACATCGTCTATTGCAGCAGACGAGCGGGAGTGCAGCATCTCGTTCGCTGCGTCGTGGACCGCGCCGTTGCCGACACTGCTCGCGTGTGCTGGGACCGAGTCCACGTGCACCTCGACCCCGTGAGACCGATGAAGATCTGATACAGCTCGTTTTATACGGTTATCCTAATAAACAACTCGTGGAAGTCTTGAAAGCGCTTTCAAGGCCTGCAGCGGGTCAGTGAAAATGGCAATTGTCTGCCTCCTTTACTGAGTCTTCTCTGTGGATTGCTGCATTCAGATGGTTTTCGCCTAGTCACGCAATGCATCCAAGGCTTCCTGCATGGCCCGACACTGGTCCTCCGTCATCAGAGAGGCGTCGCCTAGCTGTGTCCACCATGTTATATCATCGCCATATAGGTACATGAGGCACTGGGAATCTGTTGCAAGCGGATGACCAAGCTTTCCATAAACAGATTAAATAAGAACTGGAGACAAAATGGCGCCCAGCGGGACGCCCCTCACTGTTGGTGAAAGACGCAGCTTGTGGATAGAAGCATAGGAAGGTAAACGTACGGTTCTCTAAGATAGACCTCACGATGTTGATTACACTCCGACCTGAGTTTGCTTTTTCAAGAGCAGCGATGACTGATTCGTGCGTCACTGTGCCGAAATCCTGCATTGTGTGCGCTCCGTAATCGAACCGTATAGCAGATGGTATTCGAACTGGAAATTACGTTTTATGGTGACACATTCTAATGCCGGTGTCACCGCTAATGCGCTGACATGCCATTCAGGCGATGTTCGCGTGCTATTGTTAAAACATTGCAAGTGTGTATGTGTCAATGTCTTCTCCAAGAAAATACACGTGCGCCAATCATCCCATACGTCTTTTCCCATTTTCCTAATTACCCTCGGGTAGAGGACGTCCCTCTTCGGAAGCTTTGGGCCTGGGGCCTAGTACCTTAAGCTCCTATGTGCCCAAAGGCACCTGTAGGGCAGCACTGACCCGAAGGCCCTATGAAGTGCCTAAAGCCTCCACGTCTGCAGCTGATGCTCACCATCTGTTGCagctgtgtcaagaaataaaactcGCACGCTGAAAATGTCTTTGAGGCACGCGGATGCAGTCAGACTAGACTGAGTTAAGAACTTCGCCAGGAAACGGGACAAGAACGTGAGACACACGCAAACGGCATTTCTGCGTGCGTCTCATTATTTTGTCGCGTTACCGGGCGCTGTTTCAGATTTCGAAATCATGTACTAATTAGCTCAACAGTCAATTCTCGGGAAGACCAGACTGCAAGCGCTTAATTATGGGCCATAATTTCCACAAGCCACTAAAGCTTAATATTAATGTAGAATGTCGGCACGCGTTTGTTAATGCGTTTAGCCTTCTTCGAATACTAACTAAATTTGGTGTGCTACTATCTAACAGCTGTCGCATGACACAACTGGGTCCACTGAGTATATACCCATTCTTGATCATTGCACTCTAATAGGTGTATACCCGAACAGAGATTCAAGAGAAGTGCATTCAGTGGCAACCGGTGCGTGCCACCGAATACGTGGCTCAATCGCAACTTGGATAACgcacagacagacaaacagacatcGAAATTTATTTGATCCTAAGGCGCTACTGTCGAGACCCCCTAACGGGAGGTCGTTGAAGCCGCTGGCCACGCCCACGtagaggacagaacgccgtgacgctccgccgTTTCCTGGGACCTCTGTATTGCCTGGGCTTGATTTTGCAGTACCGTGCATCTGATGGTCTCCTctcattcggcttcgctggagaaaAGGTCGTTAGggaacgcgggacatcgccagagcatgtgggcCATAGAGCAAAAGGTTTCACTATATTCAGGACAATTGGGGTCCACAACCGAGTATATCCTACTAAGGAAGCCCCGCGACGGCAAAGATGGCGTCTGAAAGATTCTAAGaatagctgactgacctctactgggCTTTGGGTGAGGAAGAGTATAAACTCTCtcaccaagttggtaatgttaaGTAATTTAATTAAATGTGAgaagtggatcgttctgctgagtcccttcctgcccctccggagcctccagacagTCGCGGTGCGTGAGTTTTCGCGCACGGTCGTAGGCCAACTAGTTGAGGTTTGGGAAGCCCTCGAAAATGTTCCTCCTCATGTGTGCGGagaaccacgtgatataatgagAACCGGGGCAAGCCCTTTTCTCTAGAATCGAGGCCGCCTCTCGAGCGAGCTTACCCGattcgaaagctctgattgcgtctctcgagtcggtgtaaatgtaggtACGCTCTGGGTCACACAAACTAGCGCAACCGAAATTTTCTGTGCTATACGCGGGGTGGCTCCCTTGCCGTGGCGGAGGAGCGAAGCATCCCCCGCCCATCTATAAGCGACAACGCGAGCATTATCTTGTTCCCGTACTACGCCGCATCTATAAAGACTGCGGAGACTGTGCTTGTCAACTGTAACTTTCAAGATAGCTCGTGCCCGGGCTTTACGCCTACCATAGTTACGCTGTGGATGTACGTTTCGCAGGAAGGGCCTCACCGGGTAGGTGCCCTCGTTTCCCGTGTCAGTGTTATTCGGCGGTACTCCATTATCAtagagtatttttttttactgagtaCGGGCATTCTTGGTCAATGTCAAAAAATTGATATGTACCCGAATATACAAGCAGGGCGATAGCCAAGAAGTAAAGAAGTCGGCAAAAGAAGCAGGCGGGTGTGGACAAAGAATTAACGCTCTTGCTATTCTCCCTTTTATGCTATCCCCACCCCCCTTCATAATGATTTACTCGGCCCTTGTAatacatgaataaataaaatgaatatacAAAGTAGAACAAAATTAGACTTGTGCGTTCATTGAGCGAATTTGGTTTTTACCTCTTGTCCTGCTTGTGCGCGCATTCAGCGAGTAGCGTTGAGCAATCTAGAAGTCACGAAGCCGGCAACGACAATGGAAGAAGTCGACTTCAGATATGTGCGTAACATTACATTCCATTTGCGTCATTATCTACAAATATTTCAGTAAGTGGCGTTTCGTTTAGCATAACATTTACATTTATCATTTGCGCAAACACAATTGAAAGTTTCGCTTAACAACCATTCCCACATAAGCGTGGGATCTATGCAATTGGTTGTGAAACCTAATTTAAGGTGTCTTAGACGATATGATGTGTCACTACATTTCTGAAATGTTAATTGCATTATCGTCGACAGCCATTGGGAACTGGGTTGGGCCagaagtcgccagcgccaagaagatgaagacgacggagacctcgtaaccgcgaaactcttgaaagactatataaaagttttcactcactcactcactcagctaTAGTACGCCTCGTGGGAATCCGTGTGGTCAAAAGAGGAAGAAGCCTCGTTTGACAGCACCTCTTTAGATTTTTTGTCACGTAAGGTCAGGTCATAAAACATTATTATCGTTACTAAATCGTCTTCTTCCGTGAAATTGCAGTCATCCAATGCTATCCCACCACATGACCGCTTGCCGAGCCTGAATGTCGGAGGAGAAACGAGACGCGGCATCACAAGCGGCCGCTCGCGATGTGCGCCAACAAAGAGGACGATCGCCGAGGCGCGAGCTCGAAAAAGGAACGTTGCCGCTTGCCGGACCACGACGACGCCCTGCTGCTGCGCTGGCCAGCCACCACTGCCAACAATAAAGGTGAACGGCCCGCATGTACCGGCCGCCTGCACCATCATCAACAACAGCCTGCCGGGTGGCCGTCGAGGGAGCAAAGCAGTGTTCAAACATCGCTGGAACCTGCGTACCGCACTGCCCAGCCGAATGGACCCACTGCTTGACGATGTGAGTGGGGCATCTGCGAGAAATACGTATGGTCTTTCTGAAAAGAGGCACCtatttttgtttaacttgatCACATCACTCATTCGGCTTACCGTGTCCGTACGCCGTCTTGACGGCCGACCTCTACGCTTGGCGTGCAGCTGCTTGAAAGTCACACGAACAGCTGGTGCATGCGACGACGGCGCTATAGAAGGCACCACCCCTAAAGAATAGTTTGCGCACATTTTGACTCATATTCACGATAGTGCGCTAGCTCGCCTGCGGTGCATGTAGCTTCGCAAGTGTTTGATATAAAAGAAGGGTATGTTGTTCTCACATGACAACCGGAAGTTTGTCCGCGGTGACCTTGAGGAAGCCACGCAGTGCATGGGGAACTCGTGGCCTAAGAATGTTTTATACCACTGGGGAGGCACTGACATTGTTCAGTTTAAGCCATTAACATGTAAAATTATTCCTCgaatgcattttcttgttttaatttttgtgtgtctgtgttttttgtgtggtttttCTTTGACTTGAGCACTGAAACCCCTTGCCCGATATAAGTTTGGTCACATGGTCCAGAGCTTCAAAATAAGTTGTTGTGAGCTTGCGTCAAGTGTGTACCGCCAGTTCTTCATTTATCCACGTCCGTAAATCGTCATTGGACGGATGTACTGGTCCAGTGGATTACATAAACATTTCAATCGGAAGGGCAACGTGCGCAGCACATTAAGTGGTAAAGAAATGAAGCtggatttcttttatttttgcgtgttgTAATGGGGGCATATTGCCAAAAGCTGTTTTATTAGCTGTAATATGAGAGAATGACCAAAGCCTTGTCATTGCAGCACTTCCCTTGTGCTTTTCTTGCAACGTTCGGATGCAGAGCAAGAGCCGTGATCAACAGCTGGCGCAGCTGTCGCGTTTCTGCGAAGCTCTGTGGCTCAAGCGCCAGATGACGGACGTCGAGGTACAAGTCGAGGCTGAAGTGTTTCAGGCACACAAGCTCATCCTCACCTGTCACTCACCCTACTTTCACAAGCTGCTCATCAATACGAAGCCCGAGATGCTCAAGGTGAGTGACGCGGTACACACACTACCGGTGTTCACCAGTGAAAGTTGATCTTTAGTTCATGTTAAGTGCTCAATCGCGAGTAGTCAAACGTCCAGTCTGGATAGTCTTCGTTTGCTTATTTCTCCATTTCACGCCTCTTACACCACGTGGTAATATCCGAAAGGGCAAATTCTAATCGCATCACTCACCAGTCACCTACAATGCAACTCGCTATgtatgctgcagtatacgccgtggttacttagtggctaaggtgttgggctgcgaagcacgaggtcgccagatcaaatcccggccatggttgccgcatttcgataggggtgaaatgcgagAATAAtagtgtactttgatttaggtagACGTTAAAGAGCTTCAGGTGGTCTAAATTGCCGCAGTTTCcacctatggcgtgcctcataatcaaatcggggttCTGGCAAGTACGCGTTTACTGCCAAGGCCTGGAGTGGGCGAACGCTGTCATGCCTTGGCTCCTTCAATTGAACACATTGTTGTTTCaccaggagagaaaaaaaaaagagacaagtcAGCTTTTAAAATACGCCGTCTATCCAGCATAAAATTTCACAGACAATTATATGTTCTTTTATATTGCTTATAAAGTTATTGAAGTAATTGGTTATATTTGAACCGTAACATTGTAATAATCTTCCTCGTGTTAGCGCACTTTCTCGTTTTACTGTGCTTTTGCGCTTCGAGCATTAGGAATGCCCATTGCTCTAAGATGTCTGTATTTTAATCTTGTCTCGCAAAGTATAggattattactttttttaccgATGACTGTTCATTCGGTAAATCAGTGCTGTTCACTTAACCTTTGTCGCAGGACTGTATCCTAAACTTCTTTAGTGTTCTTCTCTAATCAGAATTCTCTAATGAGAATTTCCCGCTGACACGAGTAGTCTTGTACATTTTCGAACTCATTAAATAAATTCTGGGATATTATGTTTCGGAACTACCCTTCGATATGAGGTGCACCGTAATGTAGGACTCCCCATTAGTTTTTACCACTTGCGGTCATTTAATGTGCACCCATTTCAATGTACAGAGATGTTATTGCGTCACCCACTCCCACCCCCGCCCCCCTTGAAATGCGGCCCCCGCGGCCGggttttgatcccgcgacctcgtgcatagcagcgcaacgctataggCACTGGAGCGCGTTTGTCAAGTCTGCCCAATGTGCGCCGATACGTGCAAGTGATGGTGCAAGCTATTACAGTCGCACGCGGCTATCTTCGCCGCATGTGTAGAACTTCAAGTACAATATGCCTGTTGTAATAAACCTTCTTTTCTTGGCTTCAACTCACGTCGATAGAGACACTATGTCATGACAGCGCGTATTGTCGAATGAACACGAGTACCAGCAATTACTAGTGAATGCAGAACAATACGTAAAAACAAGCATGTTTATTCTGTCAATCAGATTTTGAAAACCCGCGACTTTGCTTGCCATGGGCACTGCATTCCTATGTCGAGGAATGTAAGAACGCTCGTGCACAACTTCTAGGTGCAGCTTCGAGAAGTCGAGGTGGTCAGAATTGCTCCGGAGTCGTCCATACGGCGTGCCTtgtaatcaggtcgtggttttgccGGCAAAATCCCGGATTTTTGTTTAGCTGTGGTTGCGGCTGTCCTTAAGAATTGTGCGGTGGCTCTATTTCTGAATACAAGATGCCAGTAATAAGGTAAATAATGGACAGATTTCTGACAGTGTTGTTCTTATTTACCGTCACTGCAATGTGGCAAAGTAGACCTGGTATGTGGCAATTTGGAAGGAGATTAAGAAAACATTTTCGTGGAATTAATTGTGATCAAAACAGGGTGCGCTTCATATAGTATGCTTCAGGAACAGAAGTCCCGCTATCTTTCGACGGAGTTTATGTTCTCGGACGCGAGTTATAAAAATTCGctcgcacgttgaagaacccccgttggtaaaaattattccggagccccgcAACtgtggcatttctcataatcaaatcgtggctttgaTGCACAAAAAATGTACAAGCAGTAAAATATACGTGAGCACCAACCTCTGCGCTTGCCAATGATTTAGCTTCGCAAGCTTAACTGCCTTAAAGATGCAGAGAATCTGCTCGCCATCTGCACGCGCCGCATGCGACCGTTCTCGCTAGCtccgctgctctctctctctctctctgaacgaCGCACCTTTGCTGGTGCTTCTCCACTCTCCACTCATCCTGTCCTCCAGGCTGGTAGCACGGATTCAACGTGCTACGTTCCCATGGAGTCGGATAACAGCCAGCCACATTGAGAAGGGGCCCTGACGTGTCCGAAGGGGACTGGCGTATCagacaaaacaagaaaataataaaCAAGGAAAGAATGACACAGCATATCCCTGATTGCAAACATGATTGAGTGATCAATTGAGTGATCGATGCACATGTCCAAATTGGTCGTGCTGCTACGCTGTTATCGCggtatgtttttctttcttttatctcgCGTTCTTGATTACAATGCATAAAAATAGGCAGAACTTATTGACCCAGAGCCAAAAGCTAGTAGGGGGTCTAGAGTAAAATATATAAGTACAAGCAATAAATTTTTCAAAGGGAACCATAAATGATAAATCCATTTTTTCTGAGAAGGAAAATGCACGCGAGAAACAAAACGTGAACGCTGAGTAGTATAGGGTAGTACATAACAGGAAGA contains:
- the LOC142559388 gene encoding uncharacterized protein LOC142559388; this translates as MAPSGTPLTSSNAIPPHDRLPSLNVGGETRRGITSGRSRCAPTKRTIAEARARKRNVAACRTTTTPCCCAGQPPLPTIKVNGPHVPAACTIINNSLPGGRRGSKAVFKHRWNLRTALPSRMDPLLDDSKSRDQQLAQLSRFCEALWLKRQMTDVEVQVEAEVFQAHKLILTCHSPYFHKLLINTKPEMLKAGSTDSTCYVPMESDNSQPH